The Nocardia arthritidis genome has a window encoding:
- a CDS encoding DUF6300 family protein, translated as MDFEISVVDDLPCHRCGDTLICAVRVPHSFLREDGVEVRGMRTVGLCPNCAGDNPAARAVVDHFRTGSRLPDIAVPLGEWLSEVLPAQVDDAQLAALRAGGSCPA; from the coding sequence GTGGATTTCGAGATTTCGGTGGTGGACGATCTGCCGTGTCACCGGTGCGGTGACACGCTGATTTGTGCTGTGCGGGTGCCGCATTCGTTTCTGCGGGAGGACGGCGTCGAGGTGCGCGGAATGCGGACGGTGGGTTTGTGCCCGAACTGTGCGGGAGACAATCCGGCGGCTCGGGCGGTTGTCGACCACTTTCGAACCGGATCGCGCCTGCCCGATATCGCTGTGCCGCTGGGGGAGTGGTTGAGCGAGGTGTTGCCCGCACAGGTCGATGACGCGCAGCTGGCGGCGCTGCGCGCCGGGGGTTCCTGTCCCGCCTAG
- a CDS encoding DUF6374 family protein → MLERSRISLAQTQIDNVRRQLLDAAAFGKRITPDQLEHLAAKLGDSLRILTEEP, encoded by the coding sequence GTGCTCGAACGCTCTCGAATCTCACTCGCCCAAACCCAGATCGACAACGTTCGCCGCCAACTCCTCGACGCCGCAGCCTTCGGCAAACGCATAACCCCCGACCAACTCGAACACCTAGCCGCAAAACTCGGCGACAGCTTACGAATTCTCACCGAGGAACCGTGA
- a CDS encoding nuclear transport factor 2 family protein has translation MTEITPELVAAAYEAVSSGDRAKTAQYWSEDLRFLAPGSHAHAGWRIGIDDFMTYVQGMLEASGGTWSMQPVTLLINNEDGYSIDANKIHAVRKGAPEGSTSPFDVLDISGVQMLKWENGKVVEGAGGIFGDGATNYTQWWSPLSGDGERRY, from the coding sequence ATGACCGAGATCACCCCCGAACTGGTCGCCGCCGCCTACGAGGCGGTCAGTTCCGGAGACCGTGCGAAGACGGCCCAGTACTGGTCGGAGGACCTGCGTTTTCTCGCGCCGGGCAGTCATGCGCACGCGGGCTGGCGGATCGGCATCGACGACTTCATGACCTACGTGCAGGGCATGCTGGAGGCTTCCGGCGGCACGTGGAGCATGCAACCCGTCACGTTGCTGATCAACAACGAGGACGGCTATTCGATCGACGCCAACAAGATCCACGCCGTGCGCAAGGGCGCACCGGAGGGCAGCACCTCGCCCTTCGACGTCCTCGACATCTCGGGCGTGCAGATGCTCAAGTGGGAGAACGGAAAGGTCGTCGAGGGCGCCGGGGGGATCTTCGGTGACGGCGCGACGAACTACACCCAGTGGTGGTCGCCGTTGAGCGGCGACGGTGAGCGCCGCTACTGA
- the dnaE gene encoding DNA polymerase III subunit alpha — protein MLDGAAKIKPLFEEAGRLGMTAVGMTDHGNMFGADEFYQVATKMGIKPVIGIEAYLAPGSRWHKKPVFWGQANQRGSNGEGVGGDVSGGGAYTHMTMLARNARGLRNLFKLSSLASIEGYYRKPRMDRELIAAHADGIIATTGCPSGEVQTRLRLGQHAEAIQAASDYRDIFGKDNLFVELMDHGLPIERSVREGLLEISAKLGLPPVATNDSHYVTKDQADAHAALLCVQAGKTLNDPTRFKFDGDGYYLQSAEEMRAYWDNQVPGAADNTLLIAERVESYAEVWEHTDRMPVYEAPEGYDVTSWFRAQVMRGLDWRLPDGVPEEYLRRAEFEIDIIVQKGFPAYFLITADLMNYARQQGIRVGPGRGSAAGSLVSYALGITNLDPIHHGLLFERFLNPERVSMPDIDMDFDDRRRGEMVRYATEKYGADRVAQVITFGKIKTKAAIKDAARVHFSQPGFAIADRISKALPPPVAAKDIPLSGIVDPKHERYPEAAEVRSLIETDRDVATIFETARGLEGLIRNAGVHACAVIMSAEPLADVIPLWQREDGAIITGWDYPSCEAIGLLKMDFLGLRNLTVIGDAIDNIEANRGEKVELDSLGTDDPKTYELLGRGDSLGVFQLDGNAMRDLLRRLGPTGFEDIIAVNALYRPGPMAMNTHNNYADRKNARQAIQPIHEELAEPLRDILAETYGLVVYQEQIMQIAQRVAGFSMGRADVLRRAMGKKKLEVLEKEFEGFRAGMREQGFSDEAVQALWDTVLPFAGYAFNKSHAAGYALVGYWTAYLKANYQAEYMAALLTSVADNKDKSAIYLAECRQLGLKVLAPDVNESSLRFSAVGNDIRFGLGGIRNVGANVVESIIETRNKKGKYTSFADFVEKSELVCCNKRVLESLIKAGAFDSFGHPRKALIDVHEEAVDAVTGLKRQEAMGQFDLFGIESESAEESSNSSPLSHLRFDGEEWPRKVLLGIEREMLGLYVSGHPLDGASHILRKAAPKPIAAVLANAPREGTITISGMISALERRVNKKGESWAIAVIEDLDASVEVLFFPKSYSVFAADLAVDAVVVVEGRVNWREEKMGIFGTHLAPLDVSSVERGEQTPPLMLEINAETTDRDSVLELKSALRSHHGGTPVRLILSYRERRTTLAVDEYPVTVSSALLGELRAVRGVKVLT, from the coding sequence ATGCTGGACGGTGCGGCGAAGATCAAGCCGCTGTTCGAGGAGGCCGGTCGGCTCGGGATGACCGCGGTGGGGATGACCGACCACGGAAATATGTTCGGCGCGGACGAGTTCTACCAGGTCGCAACGAAAATGGGGATCAAGCCCGTCATCGGCATCGAGGCGTACCTCGCCCCCGGCAGCCGGTGGCACAAGAAGCCGGTGTTCTGGGGTCAGGCCAATCAGCGCGGCTCCAATGGCGAGGGTGTCGGCGGCGACGTCTCCGGTGGCGGCGCCTACACGCATATGACGATGCTGGCGCGTAACGCGCGCGGACTTCGCAACCTGTTCAAACTGTCCTCGCTGGCGAGTATCGAGGGCTACTACCGCAAGCCCCGCATGGATCGGGAGCTGATCGCCGCGCACGCCGACGGCATCATCGCCACCACCGGCTGCCCCTCCGGCGAGGTGCAGACCCGGCTGCGACTCGGCCAGCACGCCGAGGCCATTCAGGCCGCCTCCGACTACCGCGACATCTTCGGCAAGGACAACCTCTTCGTCGAATTGATGGATCACGGGCTGCCGATCGAGCGGTCGGTGCGCGAGGGTCTGCTCGAGATCAGCGCGAAACTCGGTCTGCCCCCGGTGGCCACCAACGACTCTCATTACGTCACCAAGGATCAGGCCGACGCGCACGCCGCACTGCTGTGCGTCCAGGCCGGAAAGACGCTCAACGATCCGACCCGATTCAAATTCGACGGCGACGGCTACTACCTGCAATCCGCCGAGGAAATGCGGGCGTACTGGGACAACCAGGTCCCGGGCGCGGCCGACAACACCCTGCTCATCGCCGAGCGGGTCGAATCCTATGCCGAGGTGTGGGAGCACACCGACCGGATGCCGGTCTACGAAGCGCCCGAAGGCTACGACGTCACCTCGTGGTTCCGCGCGCAGGTGATGCGCGGCCTCGACTGGCGGCTGCCCGACGGCGTGCCCGAGGAATACCTGCGCCGCGCCGAATTCGAGATCGACATCATCGTGCAGAAGGGGTTCCCCGCCTACTTCCTCATCACCGCCGACCTGATGAATTACGCACGGCAGCAAGGCATTCGAGTCGGTCCGGGCCGTGGTTCGGCCGCCGGATCGCTGGTGTCCTACGCGCTGGGCATCACCAATCTCGATCCCATCCACCACGGCCTGCTGTTCGAGCGGTTCCTGAACCCCGAGCGGGTATCCATGCCCGATATCGATATGGACTTCGACGATCGCCGCCGCGGTGAGATGGTCCGCTACGCCACCGAGAAATACGGCGCCGACCGCGTCGCCCAGGTGATCACCTTCGGCAAGATCAAGACGAAGGCGGCGATCAAGGATGCCGCCCGGGTCCACTTCAGCCAGCCGGGTTTCGCCATCGCCGACCGGATCTCCAAGGCGCTGCCACCGCCGGTCGCCGCCAAGGACATCCCGCTGTCGGGCATCGTCGATCCGAAGCACGAACGCTATCCCGAAGCGGCCGAGGTCCGTTCGCTGATCGAGACCGACAGGGACGTAGCCACCATCTTCGAGACCGCCCGCGGCCTCGAGGGCCTGATCCGCAATGCGGGCGTGCACGCCTGCGCGGTGATCATGTCCGCGGAACCGCTGGCCGATGTGATCCCGCTGTGGCAACGCGAGGACGGCGCGATCATCACCGGCTGGGACTATCCGTCCTGCGAGGCCATCGGACTGCTGAAGATGGACTTCCTCGGGTTGCGCAACCTCACCGTCATCGGCGATGCGATCGACAATATCGAGGCCAACCGCGGCGAAAAGGTGGAGCTCGATTCGCTCGGCACCGACGACCCGAAAACCTATGAGCTGCTGGGCCGCGGCGACAGCCTCGGCGTATTCCAGCTCGATGGCAACGCCATGCGCGATCTGCTGCGGCGGTTGGGGCCCACCGGTTTCGAGGACATCATCGCCGTCAACGCGCTGTACCGGCCCGGGCCGATGGCGATGAACACCCACAACAATTACGCCGATCGCAAAAATGCCCGGCAGGCGATTCAGCCGATTCACGAGGAACTGGCCGAACCGCTGCGCGATATCCTCGCCGAAACCTACGGCCTGGTCGTGTACCAGGAACAGATCATGCAAATCGCCCAGCGCGTCGCCGGCTTCTCCATGGGCCGCGCCGACGTGCTGCGCCGGGCGATGGGTAAGAAGAAACTCGAGGTCCTGGAGAAGGAGTTCGAGGGCTTCCGAGCCGGCATGCGCGAACAAGGATTCTCCGATGAGGCGGTGCAGGCGCTGTGGGATACGGTCCTGCCGTTCGCCGGATACGCGTTCAACAAGTCACACGCCGCGGGGTACGCGCTGGTCGGCTACTGGACCGCCTACCTCAAGGCCAACTATCAGGCCGAATATATGGCGGCCCTGCTCACCTCGGTGGCGGACAACAAAGACAAGTCAGCGATCTACCTCGCCGAATGCCGACAGCTCGGCCTCAAGGTGCTGGCGCCGGATGTGAACGAGTCCTCGCTGCGCTTCTCCGCCGTCGGCAACGATATCCGGTTCGGGCTCGGCGGAATTCGCAACGTCGGGGCCAACGTGGTCGAGTCGATCATCGAAACCCGTAACAAGAAGGGCAAATACACCTCGTTCGCCGATTTCGTGGAGAAGTCGGAGCTGGTCTGCTGTAACAAGCGCGTCCTCGAATCTCTCATCAAGGCAGGCGCATTCGACTCCTTCGGGCATCCGCGCAAGGCGCTCATCGACGTCCACGAAGAGGCGGTGGACGCCGTCACCGGCCTCAAACGTCAAGAGGCGATGGGACAGTTCGACTTGTTCGGCATCGAGAGCGAATCAGCGGAGGAATCCAGCAATTCCTCACCGTTGAGCCACCTGCGCTTCGACGGGGAGGAGTGGCCCCGCAAAGTACTGCTCGGAATCGAACGAGAAATGCTGGGACTGTATGTCTCCGGACATCCACTGGACGGCGCGAGCCACATTCTCCGCAAGGCTGCGCCGAAGCCGATCGCCGCCGTTCTGGCCAATGCGCCACGGGAGGGGACGATCACCATTTCGGGAATGATCTCCGCGCTGGAACGCCGGGTCAACAAGAAGGGGGAAAGCTGGGCGATCGCCGTCATCGAGGACCTGGACGCATCGGTCGAGGTGCTTTTCTTCCCGAAGAGCTACAGCGTATTCGCGGCCGACCTCGCCGTCGACGCGGTCGTGGTGGTAGAGGGGCGAGTCAATTGGCGGGAGGAAAAAATGGGGATATTCGGCACACACCTCGCACCACTCGACGTCAGCTCCGTCGAACGCGGTGAACAGACACCCCCGCTGATGCTGGAAATCAATGCCGAAACCACCGACCGCGACAGCGTCCTCGAACTCAAATCGGCCCTGCGATCCCACCACGGCGGAACCCCGGTGCGCCTCATACTGTCCTACCGGGAACGCCGCACCACACTCGCGGTCGACGAATATCCGGTGACCGTCAGCTCCGCCCTGCTGGGTGAGCTGCGAGCCGTGCGAGGCGTCAAAGTGCTTACCTGA
- a CDS encoding thioesterase II family protein — protein MAEPTVHDARWIRRPHPVSAPAIRLVCFPHAGGSASFFFPVSAALSGSGSVEVLAVQYPGRQDRRLDPCIDDIDTLAEQVYRALKPWTDIPLAFFGHSMGAIVAFEVARRFEERDGIVLTMLFASGRRAPSRHRDENVHTRGDNALVAELRSLSGTDSALLGDEEVLRMILPAIRGDYRAIETYRCATEVTVRSPITVLVGDDDVKTTVEEARDWARHTTASCETRVFSGGHFYLTAHRIAVIDLIAESLLSVSGPRTDQPAAQGQP, from the coding sequence ATGGCGGAACCGACAGTGCACGACGCGCGCTGGATCCGACGGCCCCATCCGGTATCGGCCCCGGCGATCCGGCTGGTCTGCTTTCCGCACGCCGGCGGGTCTGCCAGCTTCTTCTTCCCGGTATCGGCCGCGCTGTCCGGTTCCGGTTCGGTGGAAGTGCTTGCCGTGCAATACCCGGGACGACAGGATCGACGGCTCGATCCGTGTATCGACGATATCGATACGCTCGCCGAACAGGTTTACCGAGCGCTGAAACCGTGGACCGATATCCCGCTGGCCTTTTTCGGGCACAGCATGGGTGCGATCGTGGCCTTCGAGGTCGCCCGCCGGTTCGAGGAGCGGGACGGCATCGTGCTCACCATGCTGTTCGCCTCCGGTCGCCGGGCGCCCTCCCGGCATCGGGACGAGAACGTGCACACCCGGGGCGACAATGCGCTCGTCGCGGAGCTTCGTTCGCTCAGCGGCACCGACAGCGCGCTGCTCGGCGACGAGGAGGTGCTGCGGATGATCCTGCCCGCGATCCGCGGCGACTACCGGGCGATCGAAACCTACCGGTGCGCAACGGAAGTCACCGTCCGATCGCCGATCACGGTCCTGGTCGGCGACGACGATGTGAAGACCACCGTCGAGGAGGCGCGCGACTGGGCGCGGCACACCACCGCGTCGTGCGAGACCCGGGTCTTCTCCGGCGGGCACTTCTACCTGACCGCCCACCGGATCGCCGTCATCGACCTGATCGCGGAATCCTTGCTCAGCGTGTCCGGTCCGCGCACGGATCAGCCTGCGGCACAAGGCCAGCCATAA